The Pseudomonas wenzhouensis genome has a segment encoding these proteins:
- a CDS encoding Orn/Lys/Arg decarboxylase N-terminal domain-containing protein encodes MYKDLKFPVLIVHRDIKADTVAGDRVRAIAQELTQDGFSILPTASAAEGRIVASTHHGLACILVAAEGAGENSRLLQDMVELIRVARVRAPQLPIFALGEQVTIENAPAEAMADLNHLRGILYLYEDTVSFLARQVARAAHNYLDGLLPPFFKALVQHTAQSNYSWHTPGHGGGVAYRKSPVGQAFHQFFGENTLRSDLSVSVPELGSLLDHTGPLAEAEARAARNFGADHTFFVINGTSTANKIVWHSMVGRDDLVLVDRNCHKSILHSIIMTGAIPLYLCPERNELGIIGPIPLSEFSKESIQAKIDASPLARGRAPKVKLAVVTNSTYDGLCYNAEMVKQALGDSVEVLHFDEAWYAYAAFHEFYAGRYGMGTQCDEQSPLVFTTHSTHKLLAAFSQASMIHVQDGGQRQLDRDRFNEAFMMHISTSPQYGIIASLDVASAMMEGPAGRSLIQETFDEALSFRRALANVRRNLSAEDWWFSIWQPGAADGADSLATTDWVLQPDADWHGFGEVADDYVLLDPIKVTLVMPGLSAAGKLEPQGIPAAVVSKFLWERGLVVEKTGLYSFLVLFSMGITKGKWSTLLTELLEFKRSYDANLPLIDVLPSIAHAGSGRYHGMGLRDLCDALHGCYRDNATAKALRSMYTALPETAIKPADAYDRLVRGEVEAVPIDQLQGRIAAVMLVPYPPGIPLIMPGERFTTQSRSILDYLAFARTFDKAFPGFDVDVHGLQTDTGHYTVDCLVE; translated from the coding sequence ATGTATAAAGATCTAAAATTCCCCGTCCTTATCGTGCACCGCGACATCAAGGCCGACACCGTGGCAGGTGATCGCGTGCGCGCCATCGCTCAGGAACTCACCCAGGACGGTTTCAGCATCCTGCCCACGGCCAGCGCTGCCGAGGGGCGCATCGTCGCCTCCACCCATCACGGCCTGGCCTGCATCCTGGTGGCGGCCGAGGGCGCTGGCGAGAACAGCCGCCTGCTGCAGGACATGGTCGAGCTGATCCGCGTGGCGCGGGTGCGGGCGCCGCAATTGCCGATCTTCGCCCTCGGCGAGCAGGTCACTATCGAGAACGCGCCGGCCGAAGCCATGGCCGATCTCAACCACCTGCGCGGCATCCTCTACCTCTACGAAGACACTGTGTCCTTCCTGGCCCGCCAGGTGGCGCGGGCGGCGCACAATTACCTCGACGGCCTGCTGCCGCCGTTCTTCAAGGCGCTGGTGCAGCACACCGCGCAGTCCAACTATTCCTGGCATACGCCTGGCCATGGCGGCGGCGTGGCCTATCGCAAAAGCCCGGTGGGCCAGGCTTTCCACCAGTTCTTCGGTGAGAACACCCTGCGTTCCGACCTGTCCGTGTCGGTGCCGGAGTTGGGCTCGCTGCTCGATCACACCGGGCCGCTGGCCGAGGCCGAGGCGCGTGCGGCGCGCAACTTTGGCGCCGATCACACCTTCTTCGTGATCAACGGCACCTCGACGGCGAACAAGATCGTCTGGCATTCCATGGTCGGTCGCGATGACCTGGTGCTGGTGGATCGCAACTGCCACAAATCGATCCTGCACTCGATCATCATGACCGGTGCAATTCCGCTGTACCTGTGCCCGGAGCGCAACGAGCTGGGCATCATCGGGCCGATTCCGCTCTCCGAGTTCAGCAAGGAATCGATCCAGGCCAAGATCGACGCCAGCCCGCTGGCGCGCGGCCGGGCGCCCAAGGTCAAGCTGGCGGTGGTGACCAACTCCACCTACGACGGGCTCTGCTACAACGCTGAGATGGTCAAGCAGGCGCTGGGTGATTCGGTCGAAGTCCTGCATTTCGATGAGGCCTGGTATGCCTATGCGGCGTTCCATGAGTTCTATGCCGGCCGTTATGGCATGGGCACCCAATGTGACGAGCAGTCGCCGCTGGTGTTCACCACCCATTCCACGCACAAGCTACTGGCGGCGTTCAGTCAGGCGTCGATGATTCACGTGCAGGATGGTGGTCAGCGCCAACTGGACCGTGACCGCTTCAACGAAGCTTTCATGATGCACATCTCCACTTCGCCGCAGTACGGCATCATTGCCTCGCTGGATGTGGCCTCGGCGATGATGGAAGGGCCGGCCGGCCGTTCGCTGATCCAGGAAACCTTCGACGAGGCGCTGAGCTTCCGCCGTGCCCTCGCCAATGTGCGGCGCAACCTGAGCGCCGAGGACTGGTGGTTCAGCATCTGGCAGCCGGGTGCAGCCGATGGCGCCGACAGCCTTGCCACGACCGACTGGGTGCTGCAGCCAGACGCCGACTGGCATGGCTTTGGCGAAGTGGCCGATGACTATGTGCTGCTCGATCCGATCAAGGTCACCCTGGTGATGCCGGGGCTCAGCGCCGCCGGCAAGCTGGAGCCGCAGGGCATTCCGGCTGCAGTGGTCAGCAAGTTCCTCTGGGAGCGCGGCCTGGTGGTGGAGAAAACCGGGCTGTACTCCTTTCTGGTGCTGTTCTCCATGGGCATCACCAAGGGCAAGTGGAGCACGCTGCTGACCGAGTTGCTGGAGTTCAAGCGCAGCTACGATGCCAACTTGCCGCTGATCGACGTGCTGCCTTCCATCGCCCATGCCGGTAGCGGGCGCTACCACGGCATGGGGCTGCGCGATCTGTGCGATGCGCTGCATGGGTGCTACCGCGACAACGCCACGGCCAAGGCGCTGCGAAGCATGTATACGGCACTGCCAGAGACTGCGATCAAACCGGCTGATGCCTATGACCGCCTGGTGCGGGGCGAGGTCGAAGCGGTACCGATCGACCAGCTCCAGGGGCGTATCGCGGCGGTGATGCTGGTGCCTTACCCGCCCGGCATTCCGCTGATCATGCCGGGTGAGCGCTTTACCACGCAAAGTCGTTCGATTCTCGACTACCTGGCGTTCGCGCGCACCTTCGACAAGGCTTTCCCCGGCTTTGACGTCGATGTACATGGCCTGCAAACCGACACCGGACACTACACGGTGGATTGCTTGGTGGAATAA
- the dnaQ gene encoding DNA polymerase III subunit epsilon, whose translation MTTDNTVKRYVVLDTETTGMPVTDGHRIIEIGCVELMGRRLTGRHFHVYLNPDREIDEGAIAVHGITNEYVADKPRFKDVADEFYEFIKGAQLIIHNAAFDVGFINNEFALLGQSERADVSDYCSVLDTLMMARERHPGQRNSLDALCKRYGVDNSNRELHGALLDSEILADVYLAMTGGQTNLSLAGEGSDGDGSGRQQPTPIRRLDASRPRTRVIRASEDELAAHLARLAVIEKTAGGPSLWAQLEKAPE comes from the coding sequence GTGACAACCGATAACACCGTCAAGCGCTACGTGGTGCTGGATACTGAAACCACAGGTATGCCGGTCACTGACGGGCACCGCATCATCGAGATCGGTTGTGTCGAATTGATGGGGCGGCGCCTGACCGGGCGTCACTTCCATGTCTATCTCAACCCGGATCGCGAGATCGACGAAGGCGCCATCGCGGTTCACGGCATCACCAATGAGTACGTCGCCGACAAGCCGCGCTTCAAGGACGTCGCCGATGAATTCTACGAATTCATCAAGGGTGCCCAGCTGATCATCCACAACGCGGCGTTCGACGTTGGCTTCATCAACAACGAGTTCGCCCTGTTGGGGCAGAGCGAGCGGGCCGACGTCAGTGATTATTGCTCGGTGCTCGATACCCTGATGATGGCGCGTGAGCGCCATCCGGGGCAGCGCAATAGTCTCGACGCGCTGTGCAAGCGTTACGGCGTCGACAACTCCAACCGCGAACTGCACGGCGCCTTGCTCGACTCGGAGATTCTCGCCGACGTCTACCTGGCGATGACTGGCGGGCAGACCAATCTGTCCTTGGCCGGTGAAGGTTCCGATGGCGACGGCAGCGGGCGCCAGCAGCCCACACCGATTCGCCGTCTGGACGCCTCGCGTCCGCGCACGCGCGTCATCCGTGCCAGCGAAGATGAGCTGGCAGCCCATCTCGCGCGCCTAGCCGTGATCGAAAAAACCGCCGGTGGCCCATCGCTGTGGGCGCAGCTGGAAAAGGCGCCGGAATAA
- the rnhA gene encoding ribonuclease HI gives MSETHDVVIYTDGACKGNPGPGGWGALLIYKGVEKELWGGDPNTTNNRMELMAAIAGLIVLTRPCSVKLVTDSQYVMKGIQEWLPNWKKRGWKTASKEPVKNADLWQKLDEEVNRHQVSWQWVRGHTGHPGNERADQLANRGVDDVRAAR, from the coding sequence ATGTCTGAAACCCATGATGTAGTGATCTACACCGATGGCGCCTGCAAGGGCAACCCTGGCCCCGGTGGCTGGGGCGCGCTGCTGATCTATAAAGGTGTAGAAAAGGAACTCTGGGGTGGTGATCCCAATACCACCAACAACCGCATGGAGCTGATGGCGGCGATTGCCGGCCTGATCGTGCTGACCCGGCCGTGCTCGGTCAAGCTGGTGACCGACTCGCAGTACGTGATGAAAGGTATCCAGGAATGGCTGCCGAACTGGAAGAAGCGCGGCTGGAAGACCGCCTCGAAAGAGCCGGTGAAAAACGCCGACCTCTGGCAGAAGTTGGACGAAGAAGTGAATCGCCATCAGGTGAGCTGGCAGTGGGTGCGTGGGCATACCGGCCACCCCGGCAACGAGCGTGCCGACCAGTTGGCCAACCGAGGCGTCGATGATGTGCGTGCGGCGCGCTGA
- a CDS encoding class I SAM-dependent methyltransferase has product MTDEAFAQADPEWLKLIGEARDWLAGPLGQLLLEEERRLLEEELARFFGGYLVSYGPGAEGPPKAGQIQHNVRLGAPMPGVQIVCEEQSWPLGEHAADVVVLQHGLDFSLSPHGLLREAARSVRPGGHLLILGIHPWSAWGARRLFARDGLARARCIAPNRVGDWLSLLGFALEKRRFGCYRPPLAALAWQMRLRRMESWGNAWHLPGAGFYLLVARKLVVGLRPLRQSRREPMGKLLPMPVAKVSRRDLDN; this is encoded by the coding sequence ATGACTGATGAGGCATTCGCCCAGGCTGATCCTGAGTGGCTCAAGCTCATTGGCGAGGCGCGCGACTGGCTTGCCGGGCCGCTCGGCCAGCTGTTGCTGGAGGAAGAGCGGCGTTTGCTGGAAGAAGAGCTGGCACGCTTCTTCGGTGGTTATCTGGTGAGCTACGGCCCTGGCGCCGAAGGCCCGCCCAAGGCCGGGCAGATCCAGCATAACGTGCGCCTGGGGGCGCCAATGCCGGGTGTGCAGATCGTCTGCGAGGAGCAATCCTGGCCCCTGGGCGAGCATGCAGCTGATGTGGTGGTGTTGCAGCATGGTCTGGATTTCAGCCTGTCACCGCATGGTCTGTTACGTGAAGCAGCGCGCAGTGTCAGGCCTGGCGGGCATCTGTTGATTCTCGGTATTCACCCCTGGAGCGCCTGGGGGGCACGGCGTCTGTTCGCTCGGGATGGCCTGGCCAGGGCACGTTGTATCGCGCCCAATCGTGTCGGCGACTGGCTGAGCCTGCTCGGCTTTGCGTTGGAGAAACGCCGCTTCGGGTGCTATCGTCCGCCGCTCGCTGCGCTGGCCTGGCAAATGCGCCTGCGGCGAATGGAAAGCTGGGGCAATGCCTGGCATTTGCCGGGTGCCGGCTTCTATCTGTTGGTGGCGCGCAAACTGGTGGTCGGCCTGCGGCCCTTGCGCCAGTCACGCCGTGAACCGATGGGCAAGCTGCTGCCGATGCCGGTGGCCAAGGTCAGCCGGCGCGACCTCGACAACTGA
- the gloB gene encoding hydroxyacylglutathione hydrolase — translation MIQIDALPAFNDNYIWLLQDTNTRRCAVVDPGDAAPVLAWLESHPDWTLSDILITHHHFDHVGGVETLKHATGARVAGPAAEQIPARDIDLNDNDTIEVLGLRFEVMAVPGHTLGHIAYYQAEQALLFCGDTLFAGGCGRLFEGTPQQMHQSLSRLANLPGETAVYCTHEYTLSNLRFAHAVEPNNTRLNARLAEVTRWREDGRISLPSTIELEHATNPFLRTAEPAVIAASKGHDDRQSSEPSAVFASLRSWKDTFR, via the coding sequence ATGATTCAGATCGACGCGTTGCCCGCCTTCAATGACAACTATATCTGGCTGCTGCAGGATACCAACACCAGGCGCTGCGCCGTGGTCGACCCCGGTGATGCTGCACCCGTTCTGGCCTGGCTGGAAAGCCATCCGGACTGGACGCTCAGCGATATCCTCATCACTCATCATCACTTCGACCATGTCGGTGGCGTCGAGACGTTGAAGCACGCCACCGGTGCCCGTGTCGCCGGCCCGGCAGCGGAGCAGATCCCGGCCCGCGATATCGACTTGAACGACAACGACACCATCGAGGTCCTCGGCCTGCGCTTCGAGGTGATGGCTGTCCCTGGCCACACGCTTGGCCATATCGCCTACTACCAGGCTGAACAGGCTTTGCTGTTCTGTGGTGACACCCTGTTCGCCGGTGGCTGCGGCCGTCTATTCGAGGGCACGCCGCAGCAGATGCATCAATCCCTGAGCCGCCTGGCCAATCTGCCCGGCGAAACAGCAGTGTACTGCACCCACGAATACACGCTGAGCAACCTGCGCTTCGCCCATGCCGTCGAGCCGAACAACACGCGCCTGAATGCACGCCTGGCAGAAGTCACGCGATGGCGCGAAGACGGTCGAATCAGCCTGCCGTCGACCATCGAACTGGAACACGCCACCAACCCCTTCCTGCGTACCGCCGAGCCTGCGGTAATCGCGGCGAGCAAGGGACACGACGACCGGCAGTCGAGCGAGCCAAGCGCCGTATTCGCTAGCCTGCGCAGCTGGAAAGATACCTTCCGCTAG
- a CDS encoding lytic transglycosylase domain-containing protein, translating to MPLSSRNSLNIKAFMRSSRVLAVMCSMILAGCQSLPSDTPDKSTDTSRAIGLERQPEWLSSQIKPREYSDIWERVRDGFKLQDEIGINPRIERVRLWYASNPKHVDTVSERSAPYIHYIVERLAERDMPMELALLPVIESAYDPQAYSSAHAVGLWQFIPSTGRHYNLRQTNWYDGRRDVTASTQAALNYLSRLHEMFNGDWLLALAAYNAGEGRVSRAIERNEKLGLPSDYWNLSLPKETEDYVPKLLALSQVIMTPDAYGVTLSPIANEPYFEQIAIKQHMDLARVAKLADLDEEELLQLNPAYKRGITLDGPQHLLVPTEKAELLSANLALMKPQELVDWQSYTVRSGDSLHAIANHHHLSVNMLKDVNRLSSNNLSIGQVLTIPARPDTAPNEPLYQQRSSAQNSAAPTYRVKNGDNLWQIARANQVAVHDLKRWNRLQGNQLKVGQVLTLAASASSAPLANTTRSTSGSRDNATYYRVQQGDSLYVIAKRFKVDLKRLQAWNPRSSTLRPGQMLTLYLP from the coding sequence ATGCCTTTATCATCACGCAACTCATTGAATATCAAGGCATTTATGCGAAGCTCCCGAGTGCTCGCAGTGATGTGCAGCATGATTCTGGCCGGCTGTCAGAGCCTGCCCAGCGACACCCCGGATAAGTCCACTGACACCTCCAGGGCCATCGGTCTGGAACGCCAACCGGAATGGCTTAGCAGCCAGATCAAACCACGCGAGTACAGCGACATCTGGGAGCGCGTACGCGACGGTTTCAAGTTGCAAGATGAAATCGGCATCAACCCGCGCATCGAACGTGTGCGCCTCTGGTACGCCAGCAATCCGAAGCACGTCGACACCGTCAGCGAACGTAGCGCACCTTATATCCACTACATCGTCGAGCGTCTGGCCGAACGCGACATGCCCATGGAGTTGGCGCTGCTGCCGGTGATCGAAAGCGCTTATGACCCACAGGCCTACTCGTCGGCCCATGCCGTTGGCCTGTGGCAGTTCATCCCCTCCACCGGTCGCCATTACAACCTGCGCCAGACCAACTGGTACGACGGCCGCCGTGACGTCACAGCATCGACCCAGGCAGCACTCAACTATCTCAGCCGCCTGCATGAGATGTTCAATGGCGACTGGCTGCTCGCCCTGGCCGCCTACAACGCTGGCGAAGGCCGCGTCAGCCGCGCCATCGAGCGCAATGAGAAACTCGGCCTGCCCAGCGACTACTGGAACCTGTCGCTGCCCAAGGAAACCGAAGACTACGTCCCCAAGCTGCTCGCCCTGTCACAGGTGATCATGACTCCAGACGCTTACGGCGTAACGCTGTCGCCAATCGCCAACGAGCCCTACTTCGAGCAGATCGCCATCAAGCAGCACATGGATCTGGCCCGCGTCGCCAAACTGGCTGACCTCGACGAAGAGGAACTGCTGCAACTCAATCCTGCCTACAAACGCGGCATCACCCTCGATGGCCCACAGCATCTGCTGGTACCGACCGAAAAAGCCGAGCTGCTCAGCGCCAACCTGGCCCTGATGAAACCGCAGGAACTGGTCGACTGGCAGAGCTATACCGTGCGCTCCGGTGACAGCCTGCACGCCATTGCCAATCATCATCATCTGTCGGTGAACATGCTCAAGGATGTCAACCGCCTGAGCAGCAACAACCTGAGCATCGGCCAGGTGCTGACCATACCGGCCAGACCCGATACGGCGCCGAACGAGCCGCTGTATCAGCAGCGCAGCAGCGCACAGAACAGTGCCGCACCGACCTACCGGGTCAAGAACGGCGACAACCTGTGGCAGATCGCCCGTGCCAATCAGGTTGCCGTGCATGACCTCAAACGCTGGAACAGGCTGCAGGGCAATCAGCTGAAAGTCGGCCAGGTGCTCACGTTGGCAGCCAGCGCCAGTAGTGCGCCGCTCGCCAACACGACTCGCAGCACCTCCGGCTCTCGCGACAATGCGACCTATTACCGCGTCCAGCAGGGCGACTCCCTGTACGTCATCGCCAAACGCTTCAAGGTCGACCTCAAGCGCCTGCAGGCCTGGAACCCGCGCAGCAGCACGCTGCGTCCCGGGCAAATGCTGACCCTCTATCTGCCCTGA
- a CDS encoding extracellular solute-binding protein, whose product MRPLLLLFLSLALSFPASATISESHGYAQFGTLKYPASFSHFDWVNPDAPKGGTLRIMASGTFDTLNPYTLKGSSPISTAHFLQYGANELNEPLMVGTGAYDPSGDEPASSYGLIAKSVEYSEDRSWVVFNLRPEARFHDGKPITAYDVAFSYRLLRNDGHPQYRTNLQEVKRVDILGRHRIRFVFKRAGNPLLILRLGELPVLPQHYWKDRDFKSTTFEPPLGSGPYRIVQVVPGRRLVFERVKDWWGKDLPVNRGKYNFDRVEVEFYRDNHVAFEAFKAGEFDFYIENQAKNWSNGYRFPAVTRGDVIRAEIPHQIPTQTQALFMNTRRELFSDRRVREALGLMFDFEWTNRTLFNNAYTRAASYYPNSEFSALGKPEGAEWLLLSPHRDKLPARLFTEAPTQPVTDGRGIPRETLRRALGLLADAGWKPAGQELRNAQGQRLAFEIMLVNPSLERILQPYVANLASLGISANLRTVDRAQYKQRLDQFDYDMILLTLPQTLSPGLEQSLYFHSSQVNVKGGKNYAGVNDPVVDEMIDKLLSAQTRDEQVAATRALDRVLLWQHYSIPNWYINYHRLAYRNRFAFVTTPPYTLGLRTWWLKPTENAR is encoded by the coding sequence ATGCGTCCCCTCCTACTGCTGTTCCTCAGCCTGGCCTTGAGCTTTCCCGCCTCTGCGACTATCAGCGAGAGCCACGGCTACGCCCAGTTCGGGACACTCAAGTACCCTGCCAGCTTCAGTCATTTCGACTGGGTCAACCCCGACGCGCCCAAAGGCGGCACGTTGCGCATCATGGCATCCGGCACTTTCGATACGCTCAACCCTTACACACTCAAGGGCAGCAGCCCGATCTCGACTGCGCATTTCCTGCAGTACGGCGCCAATGAGCTGAACGAACCCCTGATGGTCGGTACCGGCGCCTACGACCCCTCGGGGGATGAGCCTGCCTCCAGCTATGGCCTGATCGCCAAGAGCGTCGAGTACAGCGAAGATCGCAGCTGGGTGGTGTTCAACCTACGCCCGGAAGCACGCTTTCACGATGGCAAACCGATCACCGCCTACGACGTGGCCTTCTCCTATCGCCTGCTGCGCAATGATGGCCATCCGCAGTACCGCACCAACCTGCAGGAAGTGAAGCGCGTCGACATCCTTGGCCGCCATCGCATCCGGTTCGTGTTCAAGCGTGCCGGCAATCCCCTGCTGATCCTGCGCCTGGGCGAACTGCCCGTACTGCCGCAGCACTACTGGAAGGATCGCGACTTCAAGAGCACCACCTTCGAGCCGCCACTGGGCAGCGGCCCCTATCGCATCGTCCAGGTGGTGCCGGGCCGACGCCTGGTATTCGAACGGGTCAAGGACTGGTGGGGTAAGGATCTGCCGGTCAATCGCGGCAAGTACAACTTCGACCGCGTCGAGGTGGAGTTCTACCGTGACAACCATGTCGCCTTCGAGGCCTTCAAGGCGGGCGAATTCGATTTCTACATCGAGAACCAGGCGAAGAACTGGAGCAACGGTTACCGTTTCCCGGCCGTGACGCGCGGCGACGTGATTCGCGCCGAAATACCGCACCAGATTCCGACCCAGACCCAGGCGCTGTTCATGAATACGCGCCGGGAACTGTTCAGCGACCGTCGCGTGCGCGAAGCGCTGGGGTTGATGTTCGACTTCGAATGGACCAATCGTACCCTGTTCAACAACGCCTATACGCGCGCGGCCAGCTATTACCCCAACAGCGAGTTCTCCGCCCTTGGCAAGCCCGAAGGCGCCGAATGGCTGCTGCTATCGCCCCACCGCGACAAGCTGCCCGCACGTCTGTTCACCGAGGCGCCGACACAACCGGTAACCGATGGCCGCGGCATCCCACGGGAAACCTTGCGCCGCGCCCTCGGTCTATTGGCCGATGCCGGCTGGAAGCCCGCCGGGCAGGAGCTGCGTAATGCCCAAGGCCAACGCCTGGCATTCGAGATCATGCTGGTCAATCCCAGCCTCGAGCGCATTCTCCAGCCCTATGTCGCCAACCTCGCCAGCCTCGGCATCAGCGCCAACCTGCGCACTGTCGACCGCGCCCAGTACAAGCAACGCCTCGATCAGTTCGACTACGACATGATTCTCCTGACCCTGCCGCAAACCCTCAGCCCGGGCCTGGAGCAATCGTTGTATTTCCACTCCAGCCAGGTGAACGTCAAGGGCGGCAAGAACTATGCAGGCGTCAACGACCCAGTGGTCGACGAGATGATCGACAAGCTGCTTTCGGCGCAGACCCGCGACGAACAGGTCGCCGCCACCCGCGCGCTGGATCGCGTCCTGCTCTGGCAGCACTACAGCATTCCCAACTGGTACATCAATTATCACCGCCTGGCGTACCGTAACCGGTTCGCCTTCGTCACCACGCCGCCCTATACCCTGGGCCTGCGAACCTGGTGGCTGAAGCCCACGGAGAACGCTCGATGA
- a CDS encoding extracellular solute-binding protein has translation MTHPLRSFLLHGSSLILLGLAGLAFAAPKHAVTLYDEAPKYPADFTHFEYTNPDAPKGGTFREAGFGSFDSLNPFISKGVAADNIGLIYATLTVQSLDEPFTAYGLVAEKIEKAPDNAWVRFVLRKEARFHDGTPITAEDVKFTFDTLMEKGSPTYRGYYADVDQVEVESPHSVRFVFKHAGNRELPLILGQLPVLPKHWWAERDFSKSNLEVPLGSGPYQVGRVQAGRSIRYERVKDWWAKDLPVSRGFYNFDTLQVDYYRDNTVALEALKAGQFDYWLEMSAKNWATAYNTPAVANGQLIKEEIQNRNPTGMQGFIFNTRRPQFQDRRVREALGLLYDFEWANKRLFNGAYFRTRSYFDNSELASQGLPGEDELAILEPLRGKIPAEVFNEEFRVPVTDGSGIIREQQRRAYQLLQQAGWRIEGDRMLDANGQPVRFEFLLAQTEFERVLLPFKRNLADLGMDLEIRRVDVSQYINRLRSRDFDMIVGGFGQSNSPGNEQREYWHSSSADNPGSRNFIGLKDPAIDQIVEGLINADSRQSLIAHTRALDRVLLWGYYVIPNWHIKTWRVAYWNRFEHPKVTPLYDIGLHTWWVRPGQEQPSEAQQQATAQATEEAKP, from the coding sequence ATGACCCACCCGCTGCGCAGTTTCCTGCTCCACGGTAGCAGCCTCATCCTGCTCGGTCTGGCCGGCCTCGCCTTCGCCGCACCCAAGCATGCCGTCACCCTGTATGACGAGGCGCCCAAGTATCCCGCCGACTTCACCCACTTCGAATACACCAACCCCGACGCTCCCAAGGGCGGCACCTTTCGTGAAGCCGGTTTCGGTAGCTTCGATAGCCTCAATCCCTTTATCAGCAAGGGCGTCGCCGCCGACAACATCGGCCTGATCTACGCCACTCTGACCGTGCAGAGCCTGGACGAGCCGTTCACCGCTTATGGTTTGGTCGCAGAGAAGATCGAGAAAGCCCCCGACAACGCCTGGGTACGGTTTGTGCTCCGCAAGGAAGCCCGCTTTCATGACGGCACACCGATCACCGCCGAGGATGTCAAATTCACCTTCGATACGCTGATGGAGAAAGGCTCGCCGACCTACCGTGGCTACTACGCCGATGTCGACCAGGTCGAGGTAGAGTCGCCGCATAGCGTGCGCTTTGTGTTCAAGCACGCCGGCAATCGCGAGCTGCCGCTGATCCTGGGACAGCTGCCGGTGCTGCCCAAACACTGGTGGGCCGAGCGCGACTTTTCCAAGAGCAATCTCGAGGTGCCGCTGGGCAGCGGCCCGTATCAGGTCGGGCGGGTCCAGGCCGGGCGCAGCATCCGCTACGAGCGCGTCAAGGACTGGTGGGCCAAGGATCTGCCGGTCAGTCGCGGCTTCTACAACTTCGATACCTTGCAGGTCGACTACTACCGCGATAACACCGTGGCGCTGGAAGCACTGAAAGCCGGGCAGTTCGACTACTGGCTGGAAATGAGCGCGAAGAACTGGGCCACGGCCTACAACACCCCGGCAGTGGCCAACGGCCAACTGATCAAGGAAGAGATCCAGAACCGCAACCCGACCGGCATGCAGGGTTTCATCTTCAACACCCGCCGTCCGCAGTTCCAGGATCGCCGCGTGCGTGAAGCCCTGGGTCTGCTGTATGACTTCGAATGGGCCAACAAACGCCTGTTCAACGGCGCCTACTTCCGCACCCGCAGCTATTTCGACAACTCCGAACTGGCCTCGCAGGGGCTGCCAGGAGAGGACGAACTGGCGATTCTCGAACCGCTACGCGGCAAGATTCCGGCCGAGGTGTTCAACGAAGAATTCCGTGTCCCGGTCACCGACGGCAGCGGCATCATTCGTGAACAACAGCGCCGCGCCTATCAGCTACTGCAGCAGGCCGGCTGGCGCATCGAAGGTGACCGCATGCTCGATGCCAACGGCCAACCCGTGCGTTTCGAGTTCCTGCTGGCGCAAACCGAATTCGAGCGCGTGCTGCTGCCCTTCAAGCGCAACCTGGCCGACCTCGGCATGGATCTGGAGATTCGCCGCGTCGATGTTTCGCAGTACATCAATCGTCTGCGCTCGCGTGACTTCGACATGATCGTCGGCGGCTTCGGCCAGTCCAACTCGCCCGGTAACGAGCAACGCGAATACTGGCACTCCTCCAGCGCCGACAACCCTGGCAGTCGCAATTTCATTGGCCTGAAGGATCCGGCCATCGACCAGATCGTCGAAGGCCTGATCAATGCCGACTCGCGGCAAAGCCTGATCGCCCATACCCGCGCCCTCGACCGCGTCCTGCTGTGGGGCTACTACGTGATCCCCAACTGGCACATCAAGACCTGGCGCGTGGCCTACTGGAACCGCTTCGAGCATCCCAAGGTGACGCCGCTCTACGATATCGGTCTGCACACCTGGTGGGTGCGCCCAGGCCAGGAGCAGCCGAGCGAAGCGCAGCAGCAAGCCACGGCACAAGCGACCGAAGAGGCGAAGCCATAA